The genomic stretch GCGGGCCGGGACGCCGACGCGGACCGGCAGCTCGACCTGGCCGAGGCCGCCCACCGGATCTTCCTGGCCAACGGCGGCCGCGACGACCTGACCGGCGCCCAGCTGGCGCTGACCCGCGGCGACCCGGCCACAGCCGTGACCGCCGCCCAGAACGAGTGGCGCCGCCGCCCGTTCGCCGAGGTTGCCGACGTGCTGTCCCAGTCGTTGCACGCCGCCGGCCGCGACGACGAGGCTCTTGCGTACGCGCGGAAAGCCTTCGACCTGAACCCCCGCAACGCCGCCTACGCCTACCACCTGGCTCAGGCGCAGCTGGCCCTGGGCGACCGGGTGGCCGCCCGCACCTCCCTGACCCACGTGCGCGCCCTCAACCCGCACTTCTCACCCGTTGACGGCCCGATCGCCGCCCGAGCCTTGACCGACCTGGAGGCCCAGCCGTGAGCCGTCCTCTTTTCCCTGCCCGTTCGTCGGGAGGTCCGGCCGTGAGCCGTCCCGTTTCCCTGGTCCGGTCGTCTGGAGGCCCGGCCGTGAGCCGTCCCGTTTCCCTGGTCCGGTCGCCTGGAGGCCCCGCCGTGAGCCGTCTTGCTTCCCCGGTCCGGTCGTCTGGAGGACCGGCCGTGAGGCGTTCATGTTTCCGCCACCTGTTCCGTCTCGGAGGCCGCTCACTTCTTCGCCGGCTCCTGCTGACAACCGCGCTGGCCGTCGTGGGTTTCGTCGCGCTGCCCGCCGGTGTGGCCGCCGCTCACCCGCTCGGCAACTTCTCGGTCAACCGGTACGCAGGGCTCACCCTCCACCCCGACCGGATCGACGCGCTGGTGGTGGCCGACCTCGCGGAGCTGCCCACTTTGCAGGACTCGGCACCTTCATGCACCGAGGCGGCCACGGCGTTGCACGTTTCCGCCGACGGCGCCGCCCTTCAATGGACGATCAAGAACACTTCCCTCACGTACGCCGAAGGGGCCGGCGGACTGCGCACCACCCGCCTGGAATGCCGGCTCTCGGCACCAGTCGACATCTCCCGGCAACTACGCGTCGACGTCACCAACCAGTTCCGCGGTGACCGCATCGGCTGGCACGAGCTCGTAGCCAACGGCTCCGGCGTGAAGTTGCCCGATTCCCCACTGCCCACGGCAAGCTCCACCAACGAGCTGCGCAGCTACCCGACCGACCCCCTCGCCTCCCCGCTCGACACCCGCTCCGCTTCCTTCACGGCCACTCCCGATTCCAAGTCGTCCTCAGCCGTGTCCGGCGCTGCTTCAGCGACGGGCGCCCCCGCCTCCGGGTCGTCCTCAGCCTTGCCCGGCCCGGCCTCAGTCCCGGCCACCCCTGCCTCCGGGTCGGCCTCAGCCGTGCCCGGCCCGGCGTCAGCGCCCGCCGATGTGGAGGGGAACGGGTCGACCGGCCCGCTGGCCGCAGCCGAGCGCACGCTTGAGGGCCTGGTCGGCGGGAGGCAACTGACACCGCTGGTCGGTCTGCTGGCCGTCCTGCTCTCCCTGCTGCTGGGCGCAGCCCATGCCGCCCTGCCCGGCCACGGCAAGACCGTGATGGCCGCCTACTTGGCGGGAAGCCGCGGCCGCCCCCGCGACGCCGTCCTGGTCGGGGCCACGGTCACCTTCACCCACACGGCCGGGGTGATCGCCCTGGGCCTGCTCCTCACCAGCGTCTCCACCCTCGCCGGCGAGTCCGTCCTGGCCTGGCTGGGCGTCGTCAGCGGCGCCCTGGTCACCACCGTAGGCATCGGCGCCCTGACCGCAGCCCTACGCCGCCGCCACCGCCCCTTCGCAAACCACTCCCACCCCGAAGTGGCCTCCCACGAGAACAGCCACCTCCATGCCGAGGACGCTGGTCTCCGCGGCGGCGTCCGCGCGCGTACCGAACACGGTCATGACCACTCACATGTGGACGGGCGTCGTCGCGTGTTTCCGCACGGTCATCACCACGGGCACTCACACGCGCATGGCGACGGCCACGATCACGGTCCGGGCAAGTGGGGAATCGCCGGGCTGGGCGTAGCCGGTGGACTGGTGCCCAGCCCGTCCGCGTTGATCGTCCTGCTGGGCGCGGCGGCCCTGGGGCGTACGGTCTTCGGGGTTTTGCTGGTTCTCGCCTACGGCCTCGGCATGGCGGCCACGCTCACCGCGGCGGGCCTGCTGCTTGTCCGGCTGCGGCACCGCATCGAGGGACGCTGGCGGCTGGGCGACCGCTGGCGGGCCGTCTCCCCGTCCGCCACCGCGGCTCTGATCATCGTCGTGGGCCTCGGACTCGCCGGACGCGCTCTCACCGGCGTGGCATAACCGATCGCGAGCCACACCGCCCCGCGGCACCCATTCCCGATCCAGCGCCCACACGATCTCACGGCCGTCAGTCGCCAGTAGTCACTCGTCAGCCGCCAGTGAGGGCCCTCTGCCAGCAGCCCGTCAGCGATGGCCCTCCGCCGGTCAGCAGCCGTCAGCGGGGACCTGTCTCAGCCGTCAGGGGGGACCTGTCTCAGCCGTCAGCGGGGACCCGTCTCAGCCGTCAGGGGGGACCTGTCTCAGCCGTCAGGGGGACCTGTCTCAGCCGTCAGCGGGCCCCCGTCAGCCGTCAGCGAGGGGGCCGTCGGCCGGCTGAGACGGGTGAGGGGCCGATGAGCACCCGTCAGTGGGCGCCCGTCGGGGGCTGTCAGTCAGCGGCCGCCATTGAGCGGCCGCCGTGCACGTCCAAGTCCGTCGCACTCAGCGGTTGCCGTCATTTCGCGGTCGTCACTGATAGGACGGATATCCGAGCCGCTCGACGAGGTCGCCGCTTGCCTTGTTGAAGGCCTCGTAGATGTCGTCGTCGAAGTGGTTGGCCCAGTCGCCGGCCTGGCCCTTACGGTAGTGCGAGACCTTGCCCGTGCCCTGGCGCTCGTTCATCTTGCTGAAGCTGTACCGGTCGAGCACCGTGGCCAGGTCGTCGGCCGGCAGATTGATGCCGCAGTGCCGCAGCAGCGCTTCCATCTCGGCTGCCTGGTGTTCCCCGGTCAGGTCCTCGTACTTGACCAGCCGCACCTCGTCGGAGGCGGGCGCTTCGACCCACGAGCGCAGCGCGCCGAACCTGTTCTTCTTGGCCATGTCGCCGATCAGCCAGAGCATGCCTTCCTTGCGCGGCTTCTCGAGCAGGACCTTG from Paractinoplanes brasiliensis encodes the following:
- a CDS encoding nickel/cobalt transporter, with product MRRSCFRHLFRLGGRSLLRRLLLTTALAVVGFVALPAGVAAAHPLGNFSVNRYAGLTLHPDRIDALVVADLAELPTLQDSAPSCTEAATALHVSADGAALQWTIKNTSLTYAEGAGGLRTTRLECRLSAPVDISRQLRVDVTNQFRGDRIGWHELVANGSGVKLPDSPLPTASSTNELRSYPTDPLASPLDTRSASFTATPDSKSSSAVSGAASATGAPASGSSSALPGPASVPATPASGSASAVPGPASAPADVEGNGSTGPLAAAERTLEGLVGGRQLTPLVGLLAVLLSLLLGAAHAALPGHGKTVMAAYLAGSRGRPRDAVLVGATVTFTHTAGVIALGLLLTSVSTLAGESVLAWLGVVSGALVTTVGIGALTAALRRRHRPFANHSHPEVASHENSHLHAEDAGLRGGVRARTEHGHDHSHVDGRRRVFPHGHHHGHSHAHGDGHDHGPGKWGIAGLGVAGGLVPSPSALIVLLGAAALGRTVFGVLLVLAYGLGMAATLTAAGLLLVRLRHRIEGRWRLGDRWRAVSPSATAALIIVVGLGLAGRALTGVA